One part of the Tenacibaculum sp. 190130A14a genome encodes these proteins:
- a CDS encoding lytic transglycosylase domain-containing protein, with amino-acid sequence MKKTFLLLLLSCTSIFAQQQPVDSISVIEKKVDTIAIAKDTTKTPELFTDNDLKLIDSLLIDERFNSSLFDSIQYVLDDKDLKFTNGDFKKIDSNILKERLSLLDENTPFHLAYNPALEKVINSYLKHRKKYYPALMARAEYYFPMFEQHLDRYNIPIEMKYLAIVESALRPRAQSYVGAMGLWQFMYGTGKQFDLKISSYLDERQHPEKATIAACKYLSQLYKIFGDWDLALAAYNSGPGNVLKAIKRSGGYRNYWNIRPFLPRETAGYVPAFYATMYIFEYAKAHDLYPQSPKIQHFETDTIRVKRTVSFDQISEKTSIATDVLSFLNPQYKLDIIPFVKNRDYSVRIPRSKLIEYLNKEKEIYALADSMDAKREKPLPKYFEMDKRIRYKVRSGDYLGKIANKFGVRVRDIKRWNGLRNNNLKIGQRLSIYPRRL; translated from the coding sequence ATGAAAAAAACCTTTTTACTACTATTACTATCATGCACATCTATCTTTGCTCAACAGCAACCGGTTGATTCAATTTCAGTTATTGAAAAAAAAGTGGATACCATTGCTATTGCGAAAGACACCACTAAAACTCCTGAATTGTTTACAGACAATGATTTGAAATTAATAGACAGCTTATTAATCGACGAACGTTTTAACTCTTCTTTGTTTGATAGTATTCAATATGTGTTAGACGATAAAGACCTTAAGTTTACCAATGGTGATTTTAAAAAGATTGATTCAAACATTCTAAAAGAAAGGTTATCTCTCTTAGATGAGAACACACCTTTTCACTTAGCTTATAATCCAGCCTTAGAAAAAGTAATCAACAGTTACTTGAAACATCGTAAAAAATACTATCCTGCTTTAATGGCTAGAGCAGAGTATTATTTTCCAATGTTTGAACAACATTTAGATCGATACAATATCCCTATAGAAATGAAATATTTGGCTATTGTAGAATCTGCCTTAAGACCAAGAGCCCAATCGTATGTTGGTGCTATGGGTTTATGGCAATTTATGTATGGAACGGGAAAACAATTTGACTTAAAAATAAGTTCTTATCTCGATGAACGTCAACACCCTGAAAAAGCAACCATTGCAGCTTGTAAATACTTAAGTCAGTTATATAAAATATTTGGTGATTGGGACTTAGCTCTGGCCGCTTATAACTCAGGACCAGGTAATGTATTAAAAGCCATAAAACGATCTGGAGGGTATAGAAACTATTGGAATATTAGACCGTTTTTACCAAGAGAAACTGCTGGGTACGTCCCTGCGTTTTACGCAACTATGTACATTTTCGAATATGCTAAAGCACATGATTTATATCCTCAAAGTCCGAAAATTCAACATTTCGAAACCGATACAATTAGAGTAAAAAGAACTGTTAGTTTTGATCAAATTTCAGAAAAAACAAGCATCGCAACAGATGTACTTTCTTTCTTAAACCCACAATACAAATTAGATATCATTCCTTTTGTTAAAAACAGAGATTACTCCGTAAGAATTCCAAGATCTAAGCTTATTGAGTATTTAAATAAAGAAAAAGAAATTTATGCTTTAGCTGATTCTATGGATGCCAAGCGTGAAAAACCATTACCAAAATATTTTGAAATGGATAAACGTATTCGTTACAAAGTTCGTAGTGGAGATTATCTTGGTAAAATTGCCAATAAATTTGGAGTTCGTGTTAGAGATATTAAGCGATGGAATGGTTTGCGTAATAACAATTTAAAAATAGGGCAACGTTTAAGTATTTACCCGAGAAGATTATAA
- a CDS encoding CoA transferase subunit B, producing the protein MALSKQQIAQRIAKELQHKWYVNLGIGIPTLVANYIPEGIEVEFQSENGLLGMGPFPIEGTEDADLINAGKQTVTVLDGGSIFDSATSFSMIRGQHVQLTVLGAMEVAQNGDIANWKIPGKMVKGMGGAMDLVASADNIIVAMMHTNKRGESKLLKKCSLPLTGVGCVTKIVTNLAVLEIKDNAFHLLERAPGVTVEEIQAATEGTLVVNGEIPEMDF; encoded by the coding sequence ATGGCATTAAGTAAACAACAAATAGCACAAAGAATAGCTAAAGAATTACAGCACAAATGGTATGTTAATTTAGGGATAGGAATTCCTACTTTAGTTGCAAATTATATCCCAGAAGGAATTGAAGTTGAGTTTCAATCTGAAAATGGACTATTAGGAATGGGGCCATTTCCTATTGAAGGAACAGAAGATGCCGACTTAATCAATGCGGGAAAACAAACGGTTACTGTATTAGACGGAGGGTCTATTTTTGATTCAGCAACAAGTTTTTCAATGATTCGCGGACAACACGTTCAACTTACGGTTTTAGGAGCTATGGAAGTTGCTCAAAATGGAGATATTGCCAATTGGAAAATTCCTGGAAAAATGGTAAAAGGAATGGGGGGAGCTATGGATTTAGTGGCTTCTGCTGACAATATCATTGTAGCAATGATGCATACTAACAAACGTGGAGAATCTAAATTATTAAAGAAATGTTCATTACCACTAACAGGGGTAGGTTGTGTTACGAAAATTGTAACCAACTTAGCTGTATTGGAAATTAAAGACAATGCTTTTCACCTATTAGAAAGAGCTCCTGGAGTTACTGTTGAAGAAATTCAAGCAGCTACGGAAGGAACCTTAGTTGTGAATGGAGAAATTCCAGAAATGGATTTTTAA
- a CDS encoding DUF1761 domain-containing protein — protein sequence METNYLAILGAAFVPMVMGFVWYGPMLFQKAWMKEMNFTQKDIEGGNMLLIFGLSFVFSLLIAFFIQFLVIHQYGVFSTLAGDPGFMEQTGGAYAYYQEFMSNFGDRFRTFKHGALHGVLTGIFFILPVLGTKALFERKSFKYIFINVGYWTVTLALMGGIICQWA from the coding sequence ATGGAAACAAACTATTTAGCAATTTTAGGAGCTGCTTTCGTTCCTATGGTAATGGGATTTGTCTGGTATGGTCCAATGTTATTTCAAAAAGCTTGGATGAAAGAAATGAACTTTACTCAAAAGGACATTGAAGGAGGTAATATGCTCTTAATTTTTGGACTAAGTTTTGTCTTTAGTTTACTAATTGCATTCTTTATACAATTCTTAGTAATTCATCAATACGGTGTGTTTTCTACCCTAGCAGGAGATCCTGGATTTATGGAACAAACAGGTGGTGCATATGCTTATTACCAAGAATTCATGAGTAACTTCGGAGATCGTTTCAGAACTTTTAAACACGGTGCTTTACATGGAGTATTAACAGGAATATTTTTCATACTACCAGTGTTAGGAACTAAAGCTTTGTTTGAAAGAAAATCATTCAAGTATATCTTTATAAATGTTGGTTATTGGACCGTTACATTAGCCTTAATGGGAGGTATTATTTGTCAGTGGGCATAA
- a CDS encoding exodeoxyribonuclease III: MKIISYNVNGIRAALKKGFIDWLQAANPDVICIQETKAHKEQLDVTEFENAGYPFHYWFSAEKKGYSSVAIFCKTEPNHIEYGTGIESMDFEGRNLRVDFDDISIMSMYLPSGTNDARLGYKFKYMDEILEYATELRKTIPNLVICGDYNICHEEIDIHNPKMKGVSGFLPEEREWLGNFIDSGFIDSFRFKNPDRQEYSWWSYRANARANNKGWRLDYAMVTEPLKEKISRAYILPEAKHSDHCPIAVELDI, translated from the coding sequence ATGAAAATAATATCTTACAACGTAAACGGTATACGTGCAGCACTAAAAAAAGGATTTATTGACTGGTTACAAGCTGCAAATCCAGATGTAATTTGTATTCAAGAAACCAAAGCACATAAAGAACAATTAGATGTAACTGAATTTGAAAATGCAGGTTACCCTTTTCACTATTGGTTTTCGGCAGAAAAGAAAGGATACTCTTCTGTAGCCATTTTTTGTAAAACAGAACCAAATCATATCGAGTACGGAACTGGGATTGAATCTATGGATTTTGAAGGAAGAAACCTTCGTGTAGATTTTGATGATATATCTATTATGAGTATGTACCTTCCATCAGGAACCAATGATGCCCGTTTAGGTTATAAGTTCAAGTACATGGACGAAATTTTAGAGTACGCTACGGAGCTGAGAAAAACCATTCCGAATTTAGTTATTTGTGGAGACTATAATATCTGTCATGAAGAAATAGACATTCACAACCCAAAAATGAAAGGTGTTTCTGGTTTCTTACCAGAAGAACGCGAATGGTTAGGAAACTTTATTGATAGTGGATTTATCGATAGCTTCCGTTTTAAAAATCCAGACAGACAAGAGTATTCATGGTGGAGTTATCGTGCAAACGCAAGAGCTAACAATAAAGGGTGGCGATTGGATTATGCCATGGTAACTGAACCTTTAAAAGAGAAAATTAGTAGAGCCTATATTTTACCAGAAGCAAAACATTCAGACCACTGCCCTATTGCAGTTGAGTTAGACATATAA
- a CDS encoding CoA transferase subunit A has translation MINKKVNNVQEAVAGVKDGMTFMLGGFGLCGIPENAIAELVRLGIKDVTCISNNAGVDDFGLGLLLQNKQIKKMISSYVGENDEFERQMLSGELEVELTPQGTLAEKCRASQAGFPAFYTPAGYGTEVAEGKETREFDGKMYVLEPAFKSDYSFVKAWKGDTAGNLIFKGTARNFNPNMCGASKITVAEVEELVPAGELDPNQIHIPGIFVQRIFQGEKYEKRIEQRTVTPKS, from the coding sequence ATGATAAATAAAAAAGTAAATAACGTACAAGAAGCAGTTGCTGGTGTTAAAGACGGGATGACCTTTATGCTTGGAGGTTTTGGTCTTTGTGGAATTCCAGAGAATGCCATTGCTGAATTAGTACGATTAGGAATAAAAGATGTTACCTGTATTTCAAATAATGCTGGAGTGGACGATTTTGGTTTAGGTTTATTATTACAAAATAAACAAATCAAAAAAATGATTTCTTCTTATGTTGGAGAAAATGATGAGTTTGAACGTCAAATGTTATCAGGAGAATTAGAAGTTGAATTAACTCCACAAGGAACTTTAGCAGAAAAATGTAGAGCTTCTCAAGCGGGTTTCCCAGCATTCTATACACCTGCTGGTTATGGAACAGAAGTAGCTGAAGGAAAAGAAACTCGTGAATTTGATGGTAAAATGTATGTTTTAGAACCTGCTTTTAAATCAGATTATTCATTTGTAAAAGCTTGGAAAGGAGATACTGCTGGTAACTTAATTTTTAAGGGTACCGCTCGTAATTTTAATCCAAATATGTGTGGTGCTTCTAAGATTACGGTTGCTGAGGTAGAAGAATTAGTGCCTGCTGGAGAATTAGATCCAAATCAAATTCATATTCCAGGAATATTTGTACAACGTATTTTTCAAGGAGAAAAGTATGAAAAGAGAATTGAACAACGTACAGTAACTCCTAAATCATAA
- a CDS encoding gliding motility lipoprotein GldH, translating into METKKNSIYVFMALIFFSLTSCDSKQEFDEYTSIPKGAWNKDNTVAFLFSINDTIQKKNLFINLRNNKNYPFSNLFLIAQIDFPDGQKIVDTLEYDMTDVTGKFLGKGFSDIKENKLFYKENITFPKSGEYTFKVRQSMRKNGEVHGVESLEGVTDVGFRIEKTQ; encoded by the coding sequence CTGGAAACAAAGAAAAATAGTATTTATGTCTTCATGGCACTCATCTTCTTTAGCTTAACTTCTTGCGACTCTAAACAAGAGTTTGATGAGTATACTTCCATTCCAAAAGGAGCTTGGAACAAAGATAATACTGTTGCATTTTTGTTTTCTATAAATGATACTATTCAAAAGAAAAACCTTTTTATAAATCTAAGAAACAACAAAAACTATCCTTTTAGTAATTTATTTTTAATTGCTCAAATAGACTTTCCTGATGGTCAAAAAATTGTAGACACTTTAGAGTATGATATGACCGATGTTACAGGTAAGTTTCTAGGGAAAGGATTTTCTGACATTAAAGAAAATAAACTTTTTTATAAAGAAAATATAACATTTCCTAAATCAGGAGAATATACCTTTAAAGTACGTCAATCTATGAGAAAAAATGGCGAAGTTCATGGAGTTGAGTCTCTAGAAGGAGTTACTGATGTAGGATTTAGAATTGAAAAAACACAATAA
- a CDS encoding DUF5687 family protein: MIARFLNLEWKQFFRSASFGKNIALKIIMGFFALYLLVTFLSLGAGGYFLLEKTFPNQDPFVIVNQFLIFLVISDLIFRYLMQKTPVMDIKPMLLLPIKKSKLVNYVLTKSIFSFFNIGSFFLYIPFAFVLIIKDYNVAGVLGWTSFMIMLALSLNFINFLINKNNIALGVLIVLLGVLGITYKYNLFDITGMFGSIFYALYSTPILALIGLPLVIILYYLNFKELSKVIYLDGAIRTVEKEVKTSDLSFVNKLGDVAPFIKNDMRLIWRNKRTKTVFFMSFFFLLFGLMFFTMESYKDSEVMQLYACIFMTGGFAMNYGQFIPAWDSEHYRMYMSQSFSYRKFLESKWYLMIVMTVVLFVLCTPYIYFGLHKYLLIVAGFFFNLGFTPLIMLYMGAFNKKRIDLDASGFGNTQGTSAAQFIVMIPVLLMPILIYAIINHFFSFNAAIISIAMIGVIFFSLKKPLMNFIEKKYQQNKYATINGFKQKD; this comes from the coding sequence ATGATAGCACGTTTTTTAAATTTAGAATGGAAACAGTTTTTTCGTTCCGCTTCTTTCGGGAAAAATATAGCTCTTAAGATAATAATGGGCTTTTTCGCCCTTTATCTTTTAGTGACTTTTTTATCTCTAGGGGCTGGTGGGTATTTTCTCTTAGAAAAAACATTTCCAAACCAAGATCCTTTTGTAATTGTAAATCAGTTCTTAATTTTTCTAGTAATATCTGATTTAATCTTTCGCTATTTAATGCAAAAGACTCCAGTAATGGATATTAAACCTATGCTTCTTCTTCCTATTAAGAAAAGTAAATTGGTAAATTATGTTTTAACAAAATCTATTTTCTCATTCTTTAATATAGGTTCTTTCTTTTTATATATTCCATTTGCCTTCGTTTTAATCATTAAAGATTATAATGTCGCGGGTGTTTTAGGGTGGACTTCTTTTATGATTATGTTGGCCCTAAGTTTAAATTTTATTAATTTTTTAATTAACAAAAACAACATAGCCTTAGGAGTTTTAATTGTTCTTTTAGGAGTTCTGGGTATTACCTACAAATACAATCTATTCGATATTACTGGAATGTTCGGAAGCATCTTTTATGCACTATATAGCACCCCTATTCTTGCATTAATTGGCCTTCCTTTAGTTATAATATTGTATTACCTAAACTTTAAAGAATTATCAAAAGTTATTTATTTAGATGGAGCAATTCGAACTGTAGAAAAAGAAGTAAAAACATCTGATTTGTCATTTGTAAATAAATTAGGAGATGTAGCTCCCTTTATTAAAAATGACATGCGTCTAATTTGGAGAAACAAAAGAACAAAAACAGTGTTTTTTATGTCCTTTTTCTTTTTACTTTTCGGATTAATGTTCTTTACAATGGAATCCTATAAAGATTCAGAAGTCATGCAATTATATGCTTGTATTTTTATGACAGGAGGTTTTGCTATGAACTACGGACAGTTTATTCCTGCATGGGATAGTGAACATTATAGAATGTATATGAGTCAAAGTTTTTCTTATCGTAAATTTTTAGAAAGCAAATGGTATTTAATGATTGTGATGACTGTTGTATTATTCGTTCTATGTACTCCATACATCTACTTTGGACTTCATAAATACTTATTAATTGTTGCAGGGTTCTTTTTCAACTTAGGGTTTACCCCATTAATTATGCTTTATATGGGAGCCTTTAACAAAAAAAGAATCGATTTAGATGCAAGCGGATTTGGAAACACTCAAGGAACAAGCGCCGCTCAATTCATTGTAATGATTCCAGTCCTTTTAATGCCAATATTAATATATGCTATAATTAACCATTTCTTTAGCTTTAATGCAGCGATTATAAGTATCGCAATGATTGGAGTAATTTTCTTTTCACTTAAAAAACCACTGATGAATTTTATAGAAAAGAAATATCAACAAAATAAATATGCTACAATCAACGGATTTAAACAAAAAGACTAA
- a CDS encoding transglycosylase domain-containing protein translates to MAEKKTTDFSKFIKWFWGIVLGGLLSLCLIFLLASWGAFGALPTFEELENPKSDLATEVISSDGKTLGKYYVKANRTPIQYKDLSPNLVKALVSTEDERFYDHAGIDFKGTARAVANFGRKGGASTITQQLAKNLFNQGGAKNLLKRLSQKVKEWVVAVKLERQYTKEEIMTMYLNTQGFLFHATGIRSASRIYFGKEPRDLDLQESAILVAMLKNPRQYNPHRERSKKKSLQRRNVVFSQMAKNGFITEQERDSLQKLPLKIKFTPESHSDGLATYFRENVKQFLKGWAKNNLKPNGEPYNIYKDGLKVYVTIDSRMQQYAEEAITQHMANLQSFFNKEQKKNRTAPFYDLEKDQIARIIRRAKQNSDRYKRLKAAGKSEKEIEKNFKTETDMTVFTWKGERDTVMTPYDSIVYYKHFLRSGLVSIEPQTGHVKAWVGGINHKYFKYDAVQQQKRQVGSTFKPFVYATAINQLKMSPCDKLPNTPYTIPKEKYGMPEDWTPKNSNLKYGGELTLKEALAKSTNVVTAQLIDMVEPVNVARLAESSGIESKIEANPSIALGSVELSLIEMTSAYATFANKGLRVSPMMITRIEDKNGTVLEDFVPKTKEVLSEESSYVILDLMKGVTQSGSGVYLRTSNNSRKDAITGFPYKFTNPIAGKTGTTQNQSDGWFMGIVPNLATGVWTGGEDRATHFYGIGLGQGAVMSLPSWALYMQKCYADKTLNISAEDFEKPSEELTINIDCTKVEETKEEIEQKEDEEDTEF, encoded by the coding sequence ATGGCTGAGAAAAAAACAACAGATTTTAGCAAGTTTATTAAATGGTTCTGGGGAATCGTTTTAGGAGGATTACTTTCTCTTTGTTTAATCTTTTTACTTGCCTCTTGGGGTGCTTTTGGTGCACTTCCTACTTTTGAAGAATTAGAAAACCCTAAAAGTGACTTGGCAACTGAAGTTATTTCTTCAGATGGTAAAACCTTAGGAAAATACTATGTAAAAGCAAACAGAACTCCTATTCAATACAAAGACCTATCCCCTAACCTTGTAAAAGCTTTAGTTTCTACAGAAGATGAACGTTTTTACGATCATGCAGGTATTGATTTTAAAGGTACTGCGAGAGCTGTAGCCAACTTTGGTAGAAAAGGAGGAGCAAGTACCATTACACAACAGTTGGCTAAAAACTTATTTAATCAAGGAGGTGCTAAAAACCTATTGAAAAGACTTTCTCAAAAAGTAAAAGAATGGGTAGTCGCAGTAAAACTTGAGCGTCAGTATACCAAAGAAGAAATAATGACCATGTATTTAAATACGCAAGGATTCTTATTTCACGCAACAGGTATTCGCTCAGCTTCTCGTATTTACTTTGGTAAAGAACCAAGAGACTTAGACTTACAAGAGTCTGCTATTTTAGTGGCTATGCTTAAAAATCCTCGTCAATACAATCCGCATAGAGAACGTTCTAAGAAAAAATCTTTACAAAGAAGAAATGTAGTATTTTCTCAAATGGCCAAAAACGGATTTATTACTGAGCAAGAAAGAGATTCACTTCAAAAACTACCATTGAAAATTAAGTTTACTCCAGAAAGTCATAGTGATGGTTTAGCAACTTATTTCAGAGAAAATGTAAAACAGTTTTTAAAAGGTTGGGCTAAGAACAATCTAAAGCCAAATGGTGAACCTTATAACATTTACAAAGACGGATTAAAAGTATATGTTACAATTGATTCTCGTATGCAACAATACGCAGAAGAAGCGATAACACAGCATATGGCTAATTTGCAAAGTTTTTTTAATAAAGAGCAAAAGAAAAACAGAACGGCTCCATTTTATGACTTAGAAAAAGACCAAATTGCTAGAATTATAAGAAGAGCAAAACAAAATTCTGACCGTTACAAGAGATTAAAAGCTGCAGGGAAATCTGAAAAAGAGATTGAAAAGAATTTCAAAACAGAAACCGACATGACTGTATTCACCTGGAAGGGAGAACGTGATACAGTAATGACTCCATACGACTCTATTGTTTACTACAAACACTTCTTACGTTCTGGATTAGTATCTATAGAACCGCAAACTGGTCATGTTAAAGCTTGGGTTGGAGGAATCAATCATAAGTATTTTAAATATGATGCCGTTCAACAACAAAAGCGTCAGGTAGGATCTACTTTTAAGCCTTTTGTTTATGCTACTGCCATCAACCAATTAAAAATGTCTCCTTGTGACAAACTTCCAAACACACCATATACGATTCCAAAAGAAAAATATGGTATGCCTGAAGACTGGACTCCGAAAAACTCTAACCTAAAATATGGTGGAGAATTAACCTTAAAAGAAGCACTTGCAAAGTCTACAAATGTGGTTACAGCTCAATTAATTGATATGGTAGAACCTGTTAATGTTGCTCGTTTGGCTGAATCATCAGGAATAGAATCAAAAATTGAAGCAAACCCATCTATTGCATTAGGTTCGGTAGAATTATCATTAATAGAAATGACTAGTGCGTACGCTACTTTTGCGAACAAAGGACTACGTGTAAGCCCTATGATGATTACTAGAATCGAAGATAAAAACGGAACGGTTTTAGAAGATTTTGTCCCAAAAACAAAAGAAGTTTTAAGTGAAGAGTCTTCTTATGTTATTTTAGATTTAATGAAGGGAGTTACTCAATCTGGATCTGGAGTTTATTTACGTACAAGTAATAATTCTCGTAAAGATGCTATCACAGGTTTTCCTTATAAGTTTACCAACCCAATTGCAGGTAAAACAGGAACTACTCAAAACCAATCAGACGGATGGTTTATGGGAATTGTTCCTAACCTAGCTACAGGTGTATGGACAGGAGGTGAAGATCGCGCAACTCACTTCTACGGAATTGGTCTTGGGCAAGGAGCTGTTATGTCTCTTCCGTCTTGGGCATTGTATATGCAAAAATGTTATGCCGACAAAACCTTAAACATTAGTGCCGAAGATTTTGAAAAACCTTCAGAAGAACTCACTATTAACATTGATTGTACTAAAGTTGAGGAAACTAAGGAAGAAATCGAGCAAAAAGAAGACGAGGAAGACACTGAATTTTAA
- a CDS encoding ABC transporter ATP-binding protein has protein sequence MITINNISKKYGSTQVLNVEHLEIPKGQSFGLVGNNGAGKTTLFNLLLDLIRPTSGEIVNNEVVVNQNENWKTFTGSFIDESFLISYLTPDEYFDFIGDLRGMNKADVKTFLAQFEEFFNGEILGKRKYLRDLSKGNQKKAGIVAAMMGNPQVVILDEPFANLDPTTQIRLKNLIKKLTEDKDITVLVSSHDLSHVTEVCERIVVLDKGNVVKDINTSQETLQELESYFSA, from the coding sequence ATGATTACAATAAATAATATCTCAAAAAAATACGGGTCAACTCAAGTATTAAATGTTGAACACTTAGAAATACCAAAAGGTCAATCATTTGGTTTGGTAGGAAACAATGGTGCTGGAAAAACAACATTATTCAACTTATTACTAGACCTAATACGCCCCACTTCAGGAGAAATAGTAAACAACGAAGTTGTTGTTAATCAAAACGAAAACTGGAAAACTTTTACAGGTTCTTTTATTGATGAAAGTTTTTTAATTAGCTACCTAACTCCAGATGAATATTTTGATTTTATTGGAGATTTAAGAGGAATGAACAAAGCCGATGTTAAAACTTTTTTAGCTCAATTTGAAGAGTTTTTCAATGGAGAAATATTAGGAAAAAGAAAGTACTTACGTGATCTGAGTAAAGGAAATCAAAAAAAGGCTGGTATTGTAGCTGCAATGATGGGAAATCCTCAAGTAGTAATTTTAGATGAGCCCTTTGCTAATTTAGATCCTACTACACAAATTCGTTTGAAAAACTTGATCAAAAAACTTACAGAAGATAAAGATATAACCGTTTTAGTTTCAAGTCACGACTTAAGTCATGTTACCGAAGTTTGCGAGAGAATTGTTGTGTTAGATAAAGGAAACGTAGTAAAAGATATTAACACCTCACAAGAAACCTTACAAGAATTAGAAAGCTATTTTTCAGCTTAA
- a CDS encoding DUF4837 family protein: protein MKKLLLLLTLISAVFTSCKNDGKAEITLPTSSGNTNKILVVTKSADWNGKLGDEIRTVFGEHQVGLPQPETLLSVSQIDPSGFVSFMRNNKAILFLKEGGEESIKISKNKYAKPQVIVYATAKDKEGLINLIRTRGKEIMKVFKDEDIKFIQNIFKRERLDHTKFKTLQNLGVTIDIPKRYNVVDDSGNFLWMRQHLMSGIARGDGSNNILIYSLPLEDETKVADNITAVRDTIGKKHIPGSKEGMYMITEQAYTPHTFEAEVNGKKAYETRGKWEVKNDFMAGPFLNYTIVDKENNRLVVVEGFTYAPSINKRDFIFELEAIAKSIKF from the coding sequence ATGAAAAAACTACTTTTACTACTAACACTAATTTCAGCTGTATTTACATCGTGTAAGAATGATGGCAAAGCTGAAATCACACTTCCTACTTCAAGCGGAAATACCAATAAAATATTAGTAGTGACAAAATCTGCTGATTGGAATGGTAAATTAGGAGATGAAATACGCACTGTATTTGGAGAACATCAAGTAGGGTTACCGCAACCTGAAACACTTTTATCTGTAAGTCAAATTGACCCTTCTGGATTTGTTTCTTTTATGAGGAATAACAAAGCTATTTTATTTTTAAAAGAAGGCGGAGAAGAGTCAATTAAAATTAGCAAAAACAAATATGCTAAGCCTCAAGTAATAGTATATGCAACAGCAAAAGACAAAGAAGGATTAATCAATTTAATTCGTACAAGAGGAAAAGAAATCATGAAGGTTTTTAAAGATGAAGACATCAAATTCATTCAAAATATCTTTAAAAGAGAGCGTTTAGATCACACAAAATTTAAAACACTTCAAAACTTAGGAGTTACTATTGACATTCCTAAGCGATATAACGTTGTTGACGACTCTGGAAACTTCTTATGGATGAGACAACATTTAATGAGTGGAATTGCTCGAGGTGATGGATCTAACAATATTTTAATATACAGTCTTCCTTTAGAAGATGAAACTAAAGTTGCAGATAACATTACTGCGGTAAGAGATACTATTGGTAAAAAACATATTCCAGGAAGTAAAGAAGGAATGTATATGATTACCGAACAAGCCTATACTCCTCATACTTTTGAAGCAGAAGTAAATGGTAAAAAAGCATACGAAACACGCGGTAAATGGGAAGTGAAAAATGATTTCATGGCCGGACCTTTTTTAAACTACACCATTGTTGATAAAGAAAACAATCGTTTGGTAGTTGTAGAAGGATTTACCTATGCCCCATCAATAAACAAACGAGATTTTATTTTCGAATTAGAAGCAATTGCTAAATCAATTAAGTTTTAA